One genomic region from Bdellovibrionota bacterium encodes:
- a CDS encoding type II toxin-antitoxin system RelE/ParE family toxin, with the protein MKLTFTFDWVEEFEALDGAVKKQVLSKLREVARAQPWPHEALTGKQFKGLFKLRAGDYRLIYRVVDRETLDFLYLGHRREVYN; encoded by the coding sequence GTGAAGCTCACGTTTACGTTCGACTGGGTGGAGGAGTTTGAAGCGCTGGATGGCGCCGTAAAAAAACAGGTTCTCTCGAAGTTAAGGGAAGTGGCGAGGGCACAGCCGTGGCCGCACGAGGCACTCACCGGCAAGCAATTCAAAGGTTTGTTCAAACTCCGCGCGGGGGACTATCGACTCATTTATCGTGTGGTAGACAGAGAAACGTTGGATTTTCTTTACCTGGGCCACCGGCGCGAAGTCTATAACTGA
- a CDS encoding Glu/Leu/Phe/Val dehydrogenase yields the protein MAKPKQDSLYSQALRQWQKAADLMELDPAVRTILSQPKNEITISFPVRMDNGDLTLFRGYRIQHNNILGPYKGGIRYHPQVDLDEVKALASWMTFKAALVDLPFGGAKGGVTVNPRELSPTEKMKLTRRFTHALGTNIGPEYDIPAPDVGTDSQTMVWIMDTFMNAQTAVERNSQRHVVTGKTLTAGGSEGRKEATGQGLVYALRSWADEEDIDLSKMTFAVQGFGNVGYHAALLLEKRGARLVAAQDYRGTVYNKNGIDSKALGSYVERTGSVADYPEAESAAAKEFFGLKCDILVPAALEAQITEENAPKIKAQVIAEGANGPTTEAADKILRERGITVLPDILANAGGVTVSYFEWVQNKTMDHWSFQVVDEKLAYTMRRAFHKTYEASKKYSTNLRSAAYCVALEKIQQAYRERGIFP from the coding sequence ATGGCCAAACCCAAACAAGATTCCCTTTACAGTCAGGCGCTTCGTCAGTGGCAAAAGGCCGCCGACCTGATGGAGCTGGATCCCGCCGTGCGGACGATCCTCTCTCAACCGAAAAACGAGATTACGATCAGCTTCCCCGTGCGGATGGATAACGGCGATTTGACGCTGTTCCGCGGGTATCGCATCCAGCACAACAACATCCTCGGTCCGTACAAAGGCGGGATTCGTTACCACCCTCAGGTCGACCTGGACGAAGTGAAAGCGCTCGCATCGTGGATGACATTCAAGGCCGCTTTGGTCGATCTCCCTTTCGGGGGCGCCAAGGGGGGAGTGACCGTAAACCCTCGCGAACTTAGTCCGACGGAAAAAATGAAACTGACCCGGCGGTTTACGCACGCCTTGGGAACCAATATCGGCCCCGAATACGACATACCGGCGCCGGACGTCGGAACCGATTCCCAAACGATGGTTTGGATTATGGACACGTTTATGAACGCTCAGACCGCCGTCGAACGAAATTCCCAGCGCCACGTTGTAACGGGCAAAACACTGACGGCCGGTGGCAGTGAAGGTCGCAAAGAAGCGACGGGCCAGGGATTGGTTTACGCTCTTCGAAGCTGGGCCGACGAGGAAGATATCGACCTGAGCAAAATGACGTTCGCGGTCCAGGGATTCGGAAACGTCGGCTATCACGCCGCCCTTCTTCTGGAGAAACGGGGAGCCAGGCTAGTCGCGGCCCAGGACTATCGCGGTACGGTGTACAACAAGAACGGAATCGATTCGAAGGCGCTCGGAAGCTACGTCGAAAGAACCGGCAGCGTAGCGGATTATCCCGAGGCGGAAAGTGCCGCCGCCAAAGAGTTCTTCGGCCTTAAATGCGACATTCTTGTTCCGGCGGCGTTGGAGGCACAGATCACGGAGGAAAATGCTCCCAAAATTAAAGCCCAAGTGATTGCCGAAGGCGCCAACGGCCCGACCACAGAAGCGGCGGACAAGATTCTTCGGGAGCGGGGAATCACCGTCTTACCGGACATCCTCGCCAATGCGGGCGGCGTCACCGTCAGTTATTTCGAATGGGTCCAGAACAAAACGATGGACCACTGGAGCTTTCAGGTTGTGGACGAAAAATTGGCGTACACGATGCGCCGGGCGTTTCACAAGACGTATGAAGCTTCGAAAAAATACAGCACCAACCTGCGCTCCGCCGCCTATTGCGTCGCTCTTGAGAAAATACAGCAGGCATACCGGGAGCGGGGAATCTTCCCTTAA